One segment of Salvia splendens isolate huo1 chromosome 20, SspV2, whole genome shotgun sequence DNA contains the following:
- the LOC121780703 gene encoding anthocyanin 5-aromatic acyltransferase-like: MMFNNIHVNPTMATLLESSKISPRPGGSPESVPLVFFDMLWYGFAANQSVLFFDFPCSKPHFLDTIVPQLKQSLSLTLTYFLPLAGNIIHPLNPAEKPVLRYRSADSVDLTVAESDADFRYLTGNQQRNCDEFYALVPLLPRAVASETEVSCPVLAIQVTLFPGKGLAIGIVTHHAIADASTVVSFIQAWGLVNRIGPDTENRVGTDLAESNLLPSFARELATDLNGLDSLYWDLIIKECCPVEPPPPVALPTNKVRATFEVRADEIEALKEFALARGAAAHLSSFTVVCALFWTCAARASGGDVAGDEVEFFGFTVDCRGRLRPPLPANYFGNCVVLAMAELRHGEVRGAEGFVAAARAIGAAVKESAGGEKGVLEGAEDWPAEYAGLIGKRQFGVAGSPRFDFYAVDFGWGKPEKFEPLFIDGGNSISLCKSRFFEGGVEIGLSKPKDEMESYANVFSEFLNDLMG, translated from the coding sequence ATGATGTTCAACAACATCCACGTCAATCCCACCATGGCAACCCTTCTCGAGAGCTCCAAGATATCCCCGCGGCCGGGCGGGTCGCCAGAGTCCGTCCCGCTCGTGTTCTTCGACATGCTATGGTACGGTTTCGCGGCGAATCAAAGCGTTCTCTTCTTCGATTTCCCATGTTCAAAACCCCATTTCTTAGACACCATTGTTCCTCAACTAAAGCAAtctctctccctcactctcacCTATTTCCTCCCCCTCGCTGGAAACATCATCCACCCTCTAAATCCGGCCGAAAAGCCCGTTCTACGTTACCGGTCAGCAGACTCCGTTGATCTAACGGTTGCTGAATCCGACGCTGATTTCCGCTACCTGACCGGAAATCAGCAACGGAATTGCGACGAATTTTACGCCCTCGTGCCTCTTCTGCCCCGGGCAGTGGCGTCCGAGACCGAGGTTTCCTGCCCGGTTTTGGCCATCCAGGTGACCTTGTTTCCGGGGAAGGGGCTGGCGATTGGGATCGTGACTCATCACGCGATCGCCGACGCCAGCACCGTCGTTTCTTTTATCCAGGCCTGGGGCCTGGTAAACCGGATCGGTCCGGACACGGAAAACCGCGTCGGGACCGATTTGGCCGAATCCAATCTGTTGCCATCTTTCGCTAGAGAATTAGCGACAGATCTCAACGGACTGGATTCGCTGTACTGGGATTTAATAATTAAGGAGTGTTGCCCGGTGGAGCCGCCTCCGCCGGTGGCGCTCCCGACCAACAAGGTCCGGGCCACGTTCGAGGTGAGGGCGGATGAGATCGAAGCACTTAAGGAGTTCGCGCTGGCCCGGGGCGCGGCCGCCCACTTGTCGTCGTTCACCGTGGTGTGCGCGCTCTTCTGGACGTGCGCGGCCAGGGCGAGCGGCGGCGACGTGGCGGGGGACGAGGTGGAGTTTTTCGGGTTCACGGTGGACTGCCGGGGGCGGCTGAGGCCGCCGCTGCCGGCGAATTACTTCGGCAACTGCGTGGTGCTGGCGATGGCGGAGCTGAGGCACGGCGAGGTAAGGGGGGCGGAGGGGTTCGTGGCGGCGGCGAGGGCGATCGGGGCGGCGGTGAAGGAGAGCGCCGGCGGGGAGAAGGGGGTTTTGGAGGGGGCGGAGGATTGGCCGGCGGAGTATGCGGGATTGATCGGGAAGAGGCAGTTTGGGGTGGCGGGGTCGCCGCGGTTCGATTTTTACGCGGTGGATTTCGGGTGGGGGAAGCCGGAGAAGTTTGAGCCGCTGTTTATTGACGGTGGAAACTCGATTTCGCTCTGCAAATCTAGGTTTTTCGAGGGAGGTGTGGAGATCGGTTTGTCGAAGCCTAAAGATGAGATGGAGTCATATGCTAATGTTTTCAGTGAGTTTCTGAACGATTTGATGGGCTGA